Proteins encoded in a region of the Lycorma delicatula isolate Av1 chromosome 6, ASM4794821v1, whole genome shotgun sequence genome:
- the LOC142326740 gene encoding protein sex-lethal-like, whose protein sequence is MSIPSDSDQQSMTRLIINYLPQSTTEKELYGMFVTVGPVESCRVMKDHKTGYSYGFGFVNYTRPEDAALAIARLNGIEVKNKRLKVSYARPSSDDIKDTNLYITNLPKHYNEEDLENLFGKYGTIVKKNILKDKLTGMPRGVAFVRYDRRDQANEAIRALDGYTPEGSPEKLSVKIAEEHGKRKAAYFAGYQAGFNQSRGTTVVTPTGAARGRGGPARNGPAINTRQLVAYPHISLGGGRGFIGGGVVRQDKNTRNKIGYDGGFYGY, encoded by the coding sequence ATGTCTATCCCCAGTGATTCCGACCAGCAAAGTATGACTCGCCTCATTATTAATTACCTTCCTCAAAGTACTACTGAGAAGGAATTATACGGCATGTTTGTGACCGTTGGACCAGTAGAAAGCTGCCGGGTGATGAAAGATCACAAGACCGGTTATAGTTATGGATTTGGATTTGTTAATTATACAAGACCTGAAGATGCAGCTCTCGCGATTGCGAGGTTAAATGGAATCGAAGTTAAAAATAAACGTCTTAAAGTTTCTTATGCCCGACCATCTAGTGATGATATTAAAGATACTAATTTGTATATCACCAATCTTCCGAAACATTATAATGAGGAAGatcttgaaaatttgtttggAAAATATGGTACcatagttaagaaaaatattttaaaggacaAATTGACAGGAATGCCCAGAGGGGTTGCATTTGTAAGGTATGATCGACGTGATCAAGCAAATGAAGCTATTAGAGCGTTAGACGGTTATACTCCTGAGGGCTCCCCTGAGAAGCTCTCTGTAAAAATTGCTGAAGAACACGGTAAAAGAAAAGCAGCATATTTTGCTGGTTATCAGGCTGGATTTAATCAGAGCAGAGGCACCACAGTGGTTACACCCACTGGTGCAGCAAGAGGAAGAGGGGGTCCTGCTCGAAATGGCCCAGCCATTAATACACGCCAGCTTGTTGCATATCCACACATATCCCTTGGTGGTGGCCGAGGGTTTATTGGTGGTGGTGTTGTACGTCAGGACAAAAACACAAGGAATAAGATTGGTTATGATGGTGGATTTTATGggtattaa